From one Mustela nigripes isolate SB6536 chromosome 16, MUSNIG.SB6536, whole genome shotgun sequence genomic stretch:
- the CCL5 gene encoding C-C motif chemokine 5, with translation MIPSSTWLLFWKLPLWGTTLLLACLYKRASLGFRRPPPRFLRQPVALTQPPPTGTMKVSAVTFAVLLATAAFCAPASASPYASDTTPCCFAYISRRLPFTHIQEYFYTSSKCSMPAVVFVTRKHRQVCANPQKKWVRDHINSLEMS, from the exons ATGATACCAAGCAGTACGTGGCTGCTGTTTTGGAAACTCCCCTTGTGGGGGACGACCCTTCTACTGGCCTGCCTCTATAAAAGGGCCAGCCTCGGCTTCAGAAGACCCCCACCGAGGTTCCTGAGGCAGCCGGTGGCTCTCACGCAGCCTCCACCCACCGGTACCATGAAGGTCTCCGCAGTTACCTTCGCAGTCCTCCTTGCCACCGCCGCCTTCTGcgctcctgcctctgcctccccat ATGCCTCGGACACCACcccctgctgctttgcctacatCTCCCGCCGACTGCCCTTCACCCACATCCAGGAGTATTTCTACACCAGCAGCAAGTGCTCCATGCCAGCGGTCGT CTTTGTCACCCGGAAGCACCGCCAAGTGTGTGCCAACCCACAGAAGAAATGGGTGCGGGACCACATCAACTCTTTGGAGATGAGTTAG
- the HEATR9 gene encoding protein HEATR9 yields the protein MAYEKSADIFDISRSMFKYPWLEYPERTKELRKVMAPVHLPLSCYQMPKEEFPPSPECWRQHPSKPHSVPYCYFKKPEIYTHWHTLYDQRQEREAQKMLRKMRDHPRQLKEGTPIQKFHLPMSKLTVKSRAGSKPSDPTGNPLKWQRLKELAKSLESPREQEQFYAAQALGCLGVSDKLVMEALWQVAHTGPEKVKYEACRSLAMLGCLQKHVIQVLITQLKGQNEGRMMDSLTGLRVALNSWAAVPKDKRTQVGDEEKLVPVLRMLINRSSNKAAVEAALCLGFLRPCSNTAQEFLLHCLSQGSKTQQMKALRMLVKMMHVHTATVTKAILDQLCYSRVLEHRFEATQMLKTVGLEKIQEQGLEGFTFNLLWRKTYNEPFLAMRQAVAEIVEELKMKPTMMNLVEAQLMNSNATARQEAVISLGVLGIRSLQVYHLLLDMLDTEKSQAVKKSLQETLTLLASIDPWIQNKLKNKVLCEYEVLKTNEEEGPMRFRKEPENPEELTIQDFRLAQLNPLFIAKSRATPDQKKKLSAQKGSAFPPCFSKPKHRAPATGPWTPKIRKQLRILAKTSQ from the exons ATGGCCTACGAAAAATCAGCTGATATCTTTGATATCTCCAGGTCGATGTTCAAGTACCCATGGCTGGAATACCCAGAAAGGACCAAAG aactcagaaaagtcATGGCTCCTGTTCACCTGCCCTTGTCCTGCTACCAG ATGCCAAAGGAAGAGTTTCCCCCCAGCCCAGAGTGCTGGAGGCAGCACCCGAGCAAGCCACATTCAGTGCCTTATTGCTACTTCAAGAAGCCTGAGATCTACACACACTGGCACACTCTGTATGATCAGCGACAGGAACGGGAAGCCCAGAAAATGTTGCGGAAAATGAGAGATCACCCTAG GCAACTCAAAGAGGGCACGCCAATCCAAAAATTCCATCTCCCTATGAGCAAGCTGACTGTAAAATCTCGGGCAGGATCCAAGCCCTCAGACCCTACTGGGAACCCCCTGAAGTGGCAAAGATTAAAG GAACTCGCAAAAAGCCTGGAATCtcccagagagcaggagcagttCTATGCAGCACAG gctctgggatgcctgggcgTCAGTGACAAGCTTGTCATGGAGGCACTATGGCAGGTG GCCCATACTGGTCCAGAGAAAGTGAAGTATGAGGCCTGTCGAAGCCTGGCCATGCTGG GTTGCCTGCAGAAGCACGTGATCCAGGTTCTCATCACACAGCTGAAGGGGCAAAATGAGGGGCGAATGATGGATTCTCTGACAGGGCTACGAGTGGCTCTGAACTCCTGGGCTGCTGTCCCCAAAGACAAG AGAACTCAAGTCGGGGATGAAGAGAAGTTGGTACCTGTGTTGCGGATGCTGATAAATAGGTCATCGAACAAAGCAGCTGTGGAGGCAGCCCTGTGCTTGGGTTTCCTGAGGCCCTGCAGCAACACAGCCCAGGAGTTCTTGCTGCACTGCCTGAGCCAAGGGTCTAAAACGCAGCAGATGAAG GCACTCAGGATGCTGGTCAAGATGATGCACGTACACACGGCCACAGTCACCAAGGCCATCCTAGACCAGCTGTGCTATTCTCGTGTCCTCGAG CACCGCTTtgaagccacccagatgctcaaGACTGTTGGGCTGGAAAAGATCCAGGagcaagggctggagggattcaCATTTAACCTGCTCTGGAGGAAGACGTATAATGAACCTTTCCTT GCTATGAGGCAGGCTGTGGCTGAAATCGTGGAAGAGCTCAAGATGAAGCCTACAATGATGAATTTGGTGGAGGC GCAACTGATGAACTCAAATGCCACTGCACGCCAAGAAGCAGTCATCTCTTTG GGCGTCCTGGGGATCCGCAGCCTACAAGTGTACCACTTGCTCCTGGACATGCTAGACACAGAAAAGAGCCAGGCTGTGAAGAAAAGT CTTCAAGAAACATTAACTCTCTTGGCCTCAATTGATCCCTGGATCCAAAACAAGCTGAAGAACAAGGTTCTCTGTGAATATGAGGTACTTAAGACTAATGAAGAGGAAGGGCCTATGAGGTTTCGGAAAGAGCCTGAGAACCCAGAAGAGTTAACTATCCAAGACTTCCGACTTGCACAGCTGAACCCCTTGTTTATTGCGAAGTCCAGAGCCACACcagaccaaaagaaaaagttgagTGCCCAAAAAGGCTCTGCCTTCCCACCCTGTTTCTCTAAACCAAAACACAGGGCACCAGCCACAGGGCCCTGGACACCAAAGATCAGGAAGCAGCTCCGGATCCTTGCTAAAACCTCCCAATAG